In Streptomyces longhuiensis, the following proteins share a genomic window:
- a CDS encoding Ig domain-containing protein, which produces MDRRSFLVAGGLSSITAVGLTATPAQAARTADSEASDPRRIVAGSLSMAVSGSGRVSGLVDLRTGTDHLAADTSVPLVSVVADGKHEVPSQVKVSPRDRRVLEFTGARVTIAVKVITCPTYCTLEVVGVTAAPGVDVQTLLWGPLPTVITRTIGETVGVVDDGRFALGVRPLNDKTVGGWPNEHLAYGFGPDLIWNPYGLQTGEKDEWLASNVAAKTSWGSVLRATTYDYSRVRTRQRTNGYEIPLGPLPAPEGRIVGSKIALFGSDSDLALTVLSQIAQQHGQAYPTLDGQWQKAAHRTSQSHFWVHDLNTTNVTAASRYATQAGVRNIYAITGDGPWASHGHYQFNSSFGGSDAAAAQLVATASKEGIEVGVHTLSDFIDAHDPYVKAPADPRLATGGKARLTRALGTSDTTLYVDAGKPLGPGVDGQRLRIGDEFLTYGTVTRIGDGEWQVDGLARAQWSSTAQSYPAGTSAARLIQNGYGGAIGGLPIIDEIASRLAGAYNDTGVRATSYDGLESAGYNGWGGYGFAHLVNGVHRQLDSKEFITECSNLASNTWDAQSRASWGEIGRTDYAQLKRSNTFYRANHLPGMLGQQGLSGSTTVQSIEVTMARAASLDAGINFETTVQTLATGSNTDALLRAVKTWESARAAGAFTPAQKKELGAEGRFWHLTEVTPHQEWTLQEMGPSGQPVGEPQQVTAPAPGFSTPEPPAAQAGVLYQFKVTSSTPRTLRYEVTSGSLPRGLTLNKDTGGITGIPTAAGTSKFTVTARNGGTVADAKITYKLRTAPGRRP; this is translated from the coding sequence ATGGACAGACGTAGTTTCCTGGTCGCAGGCGGCCTGAGTTCGATCACTGCGGTGGGGCTGACCGCAACTCCCGCCCAAGCGGCGCGGACCGCCGACAGCGAGGCGTCCGACCCGCGGCGGATCGTCGCCGGATCCCTGTCGATGGCGGTGAGTGGTTCGGGCCGGGTGAGCGGCCTGGTGGATCTGCGCACCGGCACCGACCATCTGGCGGCGGACACTTCGGTGCCGCTGGTCAGCGTGGTGGCCGACGGCAAGCACGAGGTTCCCTCCCAGGTGAAGGTCTCACCGCGCGACCGCCGGGTCCTGGAGTTCACCGGCGCGCGGGTCACGATCGCGGTGAAGGTGATCACCTGTCCCACGTACTGCACGCTCGAGGTCGTCGGTGTGACGGCCGCGCCGGGCGTGGACGTACAGACCCTGCTGTGGGGCCCGCTGCCGACGGTGATCACGCGGACTATCGGCGAGACGGTCGGCGTGGTCGACGACGGACGCTTCGCCCTCGGTGTCCGTCCGCTCAACGACAAGACCGTGGGCGGCTGGCCGAACGAGCACCTGGCGTACGGGTTCGGCCCCGACCTCATCTGGAATCCGTACGGTCTGCAGACCGGCGAGAAGGACGAGTGGCTGGCGAGCAACGTCGCCGCGAAGACGAGCTGGGGCAGCGTCCTGCGCGCCACCACCTATGACTACAGCCGGGTGCGGACCCGGCAGCGCACCAACGGATACGAGATCCCGCTCGGCCCGCTCCCCGCGCCGGAGGGCCGGATCGTCGGGTCGAAGATCGCGCTGTTCGGCAGCGACTCGGACCTCGCGCTGACGGTGCTCAGCCAGATCGCCCAGCAGCACGGCCAGGCCTATCCGACGCTCGACGGCCAGTGGCAGAAGGCCGCCCATCGCACCTCGCAGTCCCACTTCTGGGTCCACGACCTCAACACCACCAACGTCACGGCTGCCAGCCGGTACGCCACGCAGGCCGGGGTCAGGAACATCTACGCGATCACCGGCGACGGACCGTGGGCGTCGCACGGGCACTACCAGTTCAACAGCTCCTTCGGCGGATCGGACGCGGCGGCCGCGCAGTTGGTCGCGACAGCGTCGAAGGAAGGCATCGAAGTCGGTGTCCACACCCTCTCCGACTTCATAGACGCCCACGACCCGTACGTGAAGGCGCCGGCCGACCCGCGTCTCGCCACCGGAGGCAAGGCCAGGCTGACCCGCGCGCTCGGCACCTCGGACACCACGCTGTACGTCGACGCGGGCAAACCGCTGGGCCCCGGCGTCGACGGACAACGGCTGCGCATCGGCGACGAGTTCCTGACGTACGGCACCGTCACCCGGATCGGCGACGGCGAGTGGCAGGTCGACGGCCTGGCCCGGGCGCAGTGGAGCTCGACCGCGCAGTCCTACCCGGCGGGCACCAGTGCCGCCCGGCTCATCCAGAACGGCTACGGCGGAGCGATCGGCGGTCTGCCGATCATCGACGAGATCGCGTCCCGACTGGCCGGCGCGTACAACGACACCGGTGTCCGGGCCACGTCCTACGACGGCCTGGAGTCGGCGGGCTACAACGGCTGGGGCGGCTACGGCTTCGCGCACCTGGTCAACGGCGTCCACCGGCAGCTGGACTCCAAGGAGTTCATCACCGAGTGCAGCAACCTCGCCTCCAACACATGGGACGCTCAGTCCCGGGCCAGCTGGGGCGAGATCGGCAGGACGGACTACGCGCAGCTCAAGCGCAGCAACACCTTCTACCGTGCCAACCATCTGCCCGGGATGCTCGGCCAGCAGGGACTGTCCGGCTCCACCACGGTGCAGTCGATCGAGGTCACCATGGCGCGCGCGGCCTCCCTCGACGCCGGCATCAACTTCGAGACCACCGTGCAGACCCTCGCGACCGGATCGAACACCGACGCGCTCCTGCGCGCCGTCAAGACGTGGGAGTCCGCACGCGCCGCGGGTGCCTTCACGCCCGCGCAGAAGAAGGAACTGGGTGCCGAGGGCAGGTTCTGGCATCTGACGGAGGTCACGCCGCATCAGGAGTGGACTCTGCAGGAGATGGGCCCGTCCGGTCAGCCGGTCGGCGAGCCGCAGCAGGTCACGGCTCCGGCTCCGGGCTTCAGCACGCCGGAACCGCCGGCAGCGCAGGCCGGTGTCCTCTACCAGTTCAAGGTGACGTCGAGTACTCCGCGGACCCTCCGCTACGAGGTCACCTCCGGCAGCCTTCCGCGTGGACTGACTCTCAACAAGGACACCGGAGGAATCACCGGCATCCCCACCGCCGCGGGAACCAGCAAGTTCACCGTCACCGCCCGCAACGGCGGGACCGTGGCCGACGCCAAGATCACCTACAAGCTGAGGACGGCACCGGGCCGGCGGCCCTGA
- a CDS encoding arylsulfatase — MRQPNVVLICVDQWRGDCLSAAGHPDVHTPHLDELAGEGVRFDRAYSATPTCVPARVALFTGQSQERHGRVGYREGVPFEQVHPVTLPGEFRRGGYQTQAVGKMHVFPERARLGFDDVRLHDGYLHYARRRHSRNFEFFDDYVPWLRRQPGMTPAADYADHGVSCNSIVARPWDKAEALHPTTWAVTEAIEWLPRRDPTKPFFLYLSFHRPHHPYDPPEWAFDQYMALDPYEPVVGDWVDAYAPYRKDGCHEAAVGVIDPGLVHRARAGYYGHMAHIDLQIKRFREALVEAGLGDDTMFCFVSDHGEMMGDHHMFRKALGFEGSARVPILMNLPPSMRGGAGGSVADEVVELRDVMPTLLEAAGLPVPDSVDGRSLLPFLRGERPDDWREYLHGEHTYLGQSLQWVTDGRHKYLWMSGDGHEQLFDLAEDPKELVNLARRPEHAALLERWRGRLIDSLREREEGFVDGGELVTGRPVVTELRHTRERIAAATGVG, encoded by the coding sequence TTGCGCCAGCCCAATGTCGTACTGATCTGTGTGGACCAGTGGAGGGGCGACTGCCTCTCCGCCGCGGGCCACCCCGACGTCCACACCCCTCACCTGGACGAACTCGCGGGCGAAGGCGTGCGTTTCGACCGCGCCTACTCCGCGACGCCGACCTGTGTTCCCGCCCGCGTGGCCCTCTTCACCGGCCAGTCGCAGGAGCGGCACGGCCGGGTCGGCTACCGCGAGGGGGTGCCCTTCGAGCAGGTCCACCCGGTGACGCTGCCGGGCGAGTTCCGGCGCGGCGGGTACCAGACGCAGGCCGTCGGCAAGATGCACGTCTTCCCGGAGCGCGCCCGCCTCGGCTTCGACGACGTGCGGCTGCACGACGGCTATCTGCACTACGCGCGCAGGCGTCACAGCCGTAACTTCGAGTTCTTCGACGACTACGTGCCCTGGCTGCGCCGCCAGCCGGGGATGACGCCGGCCGCCGACTACGCGGACCACGGCGTCAGCTGCAACTCCATCGTCGCGCGCCCCTGGGACAAGGCCGAGGCGCTCCATCCGACGACGTGGGCGGTGACCGAGGCGATCGAGTGGCTGCCGCGCCGGGACCCCACCAAGCCGTTCTTCCTCTATCTGTCGTTCCACCGGCCGCACCATCCGTACGACCCGCCCGAGTGGGCCTTCGACCAGTACATGGCGCTCGACCCGTACGAACCCGTGGTCGGCGACTGGGTCGACGCCTACGCGCCGTACCGCAAGGACGGCTGTCACGAGGCGGCCGTCGGCGTGATCGATCCGGGGCTGGTCCACCGGGCACGGGCGGGCTACTACGGGCACATGGCGCATATCGACCTGCAGATAAAGCGCTTCCGCGAGGCGCTGGTCGAGGCGGGTCTCGGCGACGACACGATGTTCTGTTTCGTGTCGGACCACGGCGAGATGATGGGCGACCACCACATGTTCCGCAAGGCACTCGGCTTCGAGGGCTCGGCGCGGGTGCCGATCCTGATGAACCTCCCACCGTCGATGCGCGGCGGCGCGGGCGGTTCGGTGGCCGACGAGGTCGTGGAGCTGCGCGACGTGATGCCGACGCTGCTCGAGGCGGCGGGACTTCCGGTGCCGGACAGTGTCGACGGGCGCAGCCTGCTGCCGTTCCTGCGCGGTGAACGCCCGGACGACTGGCGGGAGTACCTGCACGGCGAGCACACCTATCTGGGGCAGTCCCTTCAGTGGGTGACCGACGGGCGGCACAAGTATCTGTGGATGTCGGGCGACGGGCACGAGCAGCTCTTCGACCTCGCCGAGGATCCGAAGGAGTTGGTGAACCTGGCGCGGCGGCCCGAGCATGCCGCGCTGCTGGAGCGCTGGCGCGGACGGCTGATCGATTCGCTGCGCGAGCGCGAGGAGGGCTTCGTGGACGGCGGCGAACTGGTGACGGGCCGGCCGGTGGTCACCGAGCTGCGGCACACCCGGGAGCGCATCGCCGCCGCGACCGGGGTCGGCTGA
- a CDS encoding glucose 1-dehydrogenase, with protein MGRLADRVVLVTGGARGIGRAVVETAVREDAAVAFLDLDEAAGAALRDELAGKGARVAFRRVDVTDGRSVADAVNDVAAALGPVDILVNNAGRNVYADPVAMTEAEWDQVFDVDLKAAFLCAKHTLPSMIDRGGGAIVNIASLHAKLTCAGMYPYAAAKSGLVGLTRSMALEVAPHGVRVNAVSPGYIRTALVDEYFDRNPDRDAERKALDVHPLGRIGTPEEVAEVVCFLASDAASFVTGAEWAVDGGLGVRFA; from the coding sequence ATGGGACGGTTGGCGGACCGGGTGGTCCTGGTGACGGGCGGGGCGCGCGGCATCGGCCGGGCGGTCGTCGAGACGGCTGTGCGCGAGGACGCTGCTGTGGCGTTCCTCGACCTGGACGAGGCGGCCGGAGCGGCGCTGCGCGACGAACTCGCCGGCAAGGGGGCCCGCGTGGCCTTCCGCCGGGTCGACGTCACGGACGGGCGGTCGGTCGCCGACGCCGTGAACGACGTGGCCGCCGCGCTCGGACCGGTCGACATCCTGGTCAACAACGCCGGGCGCAACGTCTACGCCGACCCGGTCGCGATGACCGAGGCCGAGTGGGACCAGGTCTTCGACGTCGACCTGAAGGCGGCCTTCCTGTGCGCGAAGCACACCCTGCCGTCGATGATCGATCGGGGTGGCGGGGCGATCGTGAACATCGCGTCCCTGCACGCGAAGCTGACCTGCGCCGGCATGTACCCGTACGCGGCGGCCAAGTCCGGGCTCGTCGGACTGACCCGCTCGATGGCCCTGGAGGTCGCGCCTCACGGCGTACGGGTCAACGCGGTCAGCCCCGGTTACATCAGGACGGCCCTGGTCGACGAGTACTTCGACCGGAACCCGGACCGGGACGCCGAGCGCAAGGCGCTCGACGTCCATCCGCTGGGCCGCATCGGCACCCCCGAGGAGGTCGCCGAAGTGGTCTGCTTCCTCGCGTCCGACGCGGCGTCCTTCGTCACCGGGGCGGAGTGGGCCGTGGACGGCGGGCTCGGCGTGCGGTTCGCCTGA
- a CDS encoding long-chain-fatty-acid--CoA ligase — translation MGPFLPDAVRQHAALTPGAPAVTEGSRTLTYAELDRRGNRVARALLAVGLPQGTHVGYLVRPGILSAELLMGCAKAGLVATPLNWRLTESELVAVAQDAELGIVLTQTEFLPGARAVRAALPGITLVTESGADAGEYTYERWLAAAGDADPGAGSEDAVFLQLYTSGTTGLPKGVQLTLNNCSAGEAQLREMGWTTASVSLNVMPVFHIAGTGWLVNALAAGAHTVLVPDLVPSVVVELMERHHVTHTFFVPAILHLLTALPDIHERDFSALQLIVYGASPITPALLRRSMEVFGCGFYQKYGLTETTGSAVRLLPEDHVVDGPRSALLRSAGNVWPEVEVAIADPVTGDHVAPGVVGEILTRSHQVTPGYWKRPEENEALFTADGWLRTGDAGYLDEDGYLFITDRMKDMVITGGENVYPVEVESALAEHAAVLDVAVFGTPDEKWGEAVTAAVVLRPGTDAVTAQDLIDFTRERIASYKKPRVVHFVAELPRNPSGKILKRVLRKELADRAD, via the coding sequence ATGGGCCCGTTCCTGCCCGACGCCGTACGACAGCACGCCGCGCTCACCCCCGGCGCCCCCGCCGTCACCGAAGGTTCCCGGACGCTGACCTACGCCGAGCTCGACCGGCGTGGCAACCGTGTCGCGCGGGCCCTTCTTGCCGTGGGCCTGCCCCAGGGCACGCACGTCGGCTACCTCGTCCGCCCCGGCATCCTCTCCGCCGAACTCCTGATGGGCTGCGCCAAGGCGGGGCTCGTCGCCACCCCGCTGAACTGGCGCCTCACCGAGTCCGAACTCGTCGCGGTCGCCCAGGACGCCGAACTCGGGATCGTCCTGACCCAGACCGAATTCCTGCCCGGCGCCCGCGCGGTGCGGGCCGCTCTGCCCGGCATCACCCTCGTCACCGAGAGTGGCGCGGACGCGGGTGAGTACACGTACGAGAGGTGGCTGGCCGCGGCGGGTGACGCCGATCCGGGTGCCGGGAGCGAGGACGCGGTCTTCCTCCAGCTGTACACCTCGGGCACCACCGGGCTGCCCAAGGGCGTCCAGCTCACGCTGAACAACTGCAGCGCGGGCGAAGCCCAGCTGCGCGAGATGGGCTGGACGACCGCCTCCGTCTCCCTGAACGTCATGCCCGTCTTCCACATCGCCGGTACCGGCTGGCTCGTGAACGCGCTCGCCGCGGGCGCCCACACGGTACTGGTACCCGACCTCGTGCCGTCCGTCGTGGTCGAGCTCATGGAGCGCCACCACGTCACGCACACGTTCTTCGTGCCGGCCATACTCCATCTCCTCACGGCGCTGCCCGACATCCACGAACGCGACTTCTCCGCGCTCCAGTTGATCGTCTACGGGGCTTCGCCCATCACGCCCGCCCTGCTGCGCCGCTCCATGGAGGTCTTCGGCTGCGGCTTCTACCAGAAGTACGGCCTGACCGAGACGACCGGCTCCGCCGTGCGGCTGCTGCCCGAGGACCACGTCGTGGACGGTCCGCGCTCCGCGCTCCTGCGTTCGGCGGGCAACGTGTGGCCCGAGGTCGAGGTGGCCATCGCCGACCCGGTCACGGGCGATCATGTGGCGCCGGGAGTGGTGGGTGAGATCCTCACCCGCTCCCACCAGGTCACTCCGGGCTACTGGAAGCGGCCCGAGGAGAACGAGGCGCTGTTCACCGCGGACGGCTGGCTCAGGACCGGCGACGCGGGCTATCTCGACGAGGACGGCTATCTGTTCATCACCGACCGGATGAAGGACATGGTGATCACGGGCGGTGAGAACGTGTACCCGGTCGAGGTCGAGTCGGCCCTCGCCGAGCACGCCGCCGTGCTGGACGTCGCCGTCTTCGGAACCCCCGACGAGAAGTGGGGCGAGGCCGTCACCGCCGCCGTCGTGCTGCGGCCCGGGACGGACGCGGTCACCGCGCAGGACCTCATCGACTTCACGCGTGAGCGCATCGCCTCGTACAAGAAGCCGCGGGTCGTCCACTTCGTGGCGGAGCTGCCCCGCAACCCCAGCGGCAAGATCCTCAAGCGTGTCCTGCGCAAGGAGCTCGCCGATCGCGCCGATTGA
- a CDS encoding acyl-CoA thioesterase has product MINGVLDQAQPFGPLGKGERLALDDVGSGVFEGYCHGGRAQERAYGGAVVGQALAAAYRTVEDDRSVHSLHAYFLRAVSPERPTRYASDVVRDGRSYSVRQVSATQGGKEALTMSVSFKLPQPEGSRRQPGMPDVPGPEGLDDGFAFRPATHPLRTAVECRQVPDAVGPDEGEIELGEIERFAWFRTVGALPDDPALHACALAYISDAPLAPTALVPYGEPRPVGVVLASLDHAMWFHRPFRADTWLLYACRSRLAGDGRTLAYGEFWDREGRLVASVVQEALLRTRE; this is encoded by the coding sequence ATGATCAACGGAGTTCTGGACCAGGCGCAGCCCTTCGGCCCCCTCGGCAAGGGTGAGCGCCTCGCCCTGGACGACGTCGGGTCGGGCGTCTTCGAGGGGTACTGCCACGGCGGCCGCGCGCAGGAGCGCGCCTATGGAGGAGCGGTCGTGGGCCAGGCCCTTGCCGCGGCGTACCGCACCGTCGAGGACGACCGCTCCGTGCACTCCCTGCACGCCTACTTCCTGCGCGCCGTCTCGCCCGAACGTCCCACGAGGTACGCGTCCGACGTGGTCCGGGACGGGCGCAGCTACTCCGTGCGCCAGGTGAGCGCCACGCAGGGCGGCAAGGAGGCGCTCACGATGAGCGTGTCCTTCAAACTGCCGCAGCCGGAGGGGAGCCGACGCCAGCCCGGCATGCCGGACGTCCCCGGCCCCGAAGGCCTCGACGACGGCTTCGCGTTCCGTCCGGCGACGCATCCGCTGCGTACGGCGGTGGAGTGCCGGCAGGTGCCGGACGCTGTCGGGCCGGACGAGGGGGAGATCGAGCTGGGGGAGATCGAGCGCTTCGCCTGGTTCCGCACGGTCGGCGCGCTCCCCGACGACCCCGCGCTGCATGCCTGCGCCCTCGCGTACATCTCCGACGCGCCCCTCGCCCCCACGGCCCTCGTGCCGTACGGCGAACCGCGGCCGGTCGGTGTCGTGCTCGCCTCGCTGGACCACGCCATGTGGTTCCACCGGCCCTTCCGTGCCGACACCTGGCTCCTGTACGCCTGCCGCAGCCGCCTCGCGGGCGACGGGCGCACCCTGGCGTACGGCGAGTTCTGGGACCGGGAGGGGCGGCTCGTCGCGTCGGTGGTCCAGGAGGCGCTGCTGCGGACTAGGGAATAG
- a CDS encoding SpoIIE family protein phosphatase, producing MAGRRRAEIGLGERLALNRVGTFEWDLPEGTFELDAAGLAVYDIEPDEYDGRPESLLSRVAPEEGARLGAAVMSEIHAGRSSFGAYFRVRRRDGREQWTHMRGRVLRDEHGTPRSVVGIVRDADADRVQLAMTTPVQLAGWQRMTTVLQGTADALSRAMTVADVTAVLTGEGGLELFGADGLVLGLVKGDALQLVAVAGESTSELEELKLHRIDESLPLAEAVFTQRPRFVTSLRELADTFPRLGPYVKRLELDAAAFLPLVARARSVGGLALLFRGRDEFTAEDRDLCLGLAGIVARSLQRAILFDGEREFATGLQSTMLPQHIPKFPGVEIAARYHAAGSGRQVGGDWYDVIPLPRRRIGIVVGDVEGHDTQAAAVMGQLRIALRAFAGEGHPPSTVIARASRFLAELDTDRFATCTYAQVDPATGDVRAIRAGHMEPMLRHADGRVSTPRVRGGLPLGLATEFEQEEYPETRLDLLPGEAFVLFTDGLVEHPGGDIAAGVTALTEAVRDGPVQAGAIADHLSERVSRIRPSADDVALLVLRRDLDPGTPFAPRIHQYLHPADPQGLAETRTALRGALEDWGFAAVADDVEVAAGELMVNALLHTEAGAVITLEVLPDPARRVRLWVKDRSSEFPRRRTPGEAATSGRGLLLVDAVADCWGVEPRGEGKAVWCEFTEAGPEPPGGA from the coding sequence ATGGCAGGAAGGCGCAGGGCGGAGATAGGCCTGGGGGAGCGCCTTGCCCTGAACCGCGTGGGCACCTTCGAGTGGGACCTGCCGGAGGGGACCTTCGAGCTCGACGCGGCGGGCCTCGCCGTGTACGACATCGAACCCGACGAGTACGACGGCCGGCCCGAGTCCCTGCTGTCGCGCGTCGCCCCCGAGGAGGGCGCCCGGCTGGGCGCCGCCGTGATGTCGGAGATCCACGCGGGACGTTCCTCCTTCGGCGCCTACTTCCGCGTCCGGCGCCGCGACGGCCGGGAGCAGTGGACCCATATGCGCGGCCGGGTCCTCAGGGACGAGCACGGCACACCGCGGAGCGTGGTCGGCATCGTGCGCGACGCCGACGCGGACCGCGTCCAGCTCGCCATGACCACCCCCGTACAGCTCGCGGGGTGGCAGCGGATGACCACCGTCCTCCAAGGCACCGCCGACGCCCTGTCCCGGGCCATGACGGTGGCGGACGTGACCGCCGTCCTCACCGGCGAGGGCGGGCTCGAACTCTTCGGCGCGGACGGACTCGTACTCGGCCTCGTCAAGGGCGACGCGCTCCAACTCGTCGCCGTGGCAGGCGAATCGACGTCCGAACTCGAAGAACTGAAGCTGCACCGCATCGACGAGTCGCTGCCCCTCGCCGAGGCGGTGTTCACCCAGCGCCCGCGCTTCGTGACCTCCCTGCGCGAACTCGCCGACACCTTCCCGCGTCTCGGTCCGTACGTGAAACGCCTCGAGCTGGACGCCGCCGCGTTCCTGCCGCTCGTCGCCCGGGCCCGCTCCGTCGGGGGCCTCGCGCTGCTGTTCCGGGGGCGGGACGAGTTCACGGCCGAGGACCGTGACCTGTGCCTCGGCCTCGCGGGCATCGTCGCCCGGTCCCTGCAGCGGGCCATCCTCTTCGACGGCGAACGCGAATTCGCGACGGGCCTCCAGTCGACCATGTTGCCCCAGCACATCCCCAAGTTCCCGGGTGTCGAGATCGCCGCCCGCTACCACGCCGCGGGCAGCGGCCGGCAGGTGGGCGGCGACTGGTACGACGTGATCCCGCTGCCCCGACGCAGGATCGGGATAGTCGTCGGTGACGTCGAGGGGCACGACACCCAGGCCGCCGCCGTCATGGGCCAGTTGCGCATCGCGCTGCGCGCCTTCGCGGGCGAGGGCCACCCGCCGTCCACGGTCATCGCGCGTGCCTCGCGCTTCCTCGCCGAGCTCGACACGGACCGCTTCGCCACCTGCACGTACGCCCAGGTCGACCCCGCCACCGGAGACGTACGGGCCATCAGGGCCGGACACATGGAACCGATGCTGCGGCACGCGGACGGCCGCGTCAGCACCCCGCGGGTGCGCGGCGGGCTCCCGCTGGGCCTGGCCACGGAGTTCGAGCAGGAGGAGTACCCCGAGACGCGGCTCGACCTGCTGCCCGGCGAGGCGTTCGTCCTGTTCACGGACGGCCTCGTCGAGCATCCGGGGGGCGACATCGCGGCGGGCGTGACGGCCCTGACCGAAGCGGTGCGCGACGGGCCGGTCCAGGCGGGCGCCATCGCCGACCACCTGTCGGAGCGCGTGTCGCGGATCAGGCCGAGCGCCGACGACGTGGCGCTGCTCGTCCTGCGCCGGGACCTCGACCCGGGCACCCCGTTCGCGCCGCGCATCCACCAGTACCTCCACCCCGCCGACCCCCAGGGGCTCGCCGAGACCCGCACAGCGCTGCGAGGGGCCCTGGAGGACTGGGGATTCGCCGCGGTGGCGGACGACGTGGAGGTCGCCGCCGGTGAGCTGATGGTGAACGCGCTCCTGCACACGGAGGCCGGCGCCGTCATCACCCTCGAAGTGCTGCCGGACCCGGCGCGGCGCGTCCGGCTCTGGGTCAAGGACCGGTCGAGCGAGTTCCCGCGCCGCCGCACACCGGGCGAGGCCGCGACATCGGGTCGCGGGCTGCTGCTCGTCGACGCGGTCGCCGACTGCTGGGGCGTCGAGCCGCGGGGTGAGGGGAAGGCGGTGTGGTGCGAGTTCACGGAGGCGGGGCCGGAGCCTCCCGGGGGCGCGTGA
- a CDS encoding FABP family protein, translating into MYDPAPAHPYPDSTGPDQAPAPHPLLTPVLGLLGTWRGRGQGGYPTLEGDFAYAQEVVLSHDGRPFLRFEARAWLLDADGAPLRPSARESGWWRLQPEGRVEALITQPTGIAEIAVGTADGNTVDLATDQVALTPTAKEVKATRRRYALTDDGTLTFTHDLEAVGMPLQHHLSARLRREA; encoded by the coding sequence GTGTACGACCCCGCACCGGCCCACCCGTACCCCGACAGCACCGGCCCGGACCAGGCACCCGCGCCGCATCCGCTGCTGACGCCCGTGCTGGGCCTGCTCGGCACCTGGCGTGGCCGCGGACAGGGTGGATACCCCACGCTCGAAGGGGACTTCGCGTACGCGCAGGAGGTCGTTCTCAGCCACGACGGCCGGCCGTTCCTCCGCTTCGAGGCCCGTGCCTGGCTGCTCGACGCCGACGGTGCGCCGCTGCGGCCGTCGGCCCGGGAGAGCGGCTGGTGGCGGCTCCAGCCCGAGGGCCGGGTGGAGGCGCTGATCACGCAGCCGACCGGCATCGCGGAGATCGCCGTCGGCACGGCGGACGGCAACACGGTCGACCTCGCCACCGATCAGGTGGCGCTCACGCCCACCGCCAAGGAGGTCAAGGCCACGCGCCGCCGCTACGCGCTGACCGACGACGGCACGCTCACGTTCACCCACGACCTCGAGGCCGTCGGCATGCCGCTCCAGCACCACCTGTCGGCGCGGCTGCGGCGCGAGGCCTAG
- a CDS encoding FadR/GntR family transcriptional regulator, protein MAVRRTTLFDQVAGEIVDLIEESGLEPGDDVPSEGELAARFGVNRLAVREAIRVLSAREILVSSQGRPARVNVPSARVFGQILQFRLRQQSLEVADVLDARGAIEGALASRAAARVASGEASTDAAGALLDEMEDAVEDRDRFVALDLAFHHEIARMAGNGMLELVLESLSDILTAHRLASYEGRSRRGDSQRATITAHRRILAAIASGTPEEAVAAMAAHLDETGEDLAVS, encoded by the coding sequence GTGGCAGTGCGCCGCACCACCCTGTTCGATCAGGTCGCCGGCGAGATCGTCGATCTGATCGAGGAGTCGGGGCTCGAACCCGGCGACGACGTGCCGTCGGAGGGCGAACTCGCGGCCAGGTTCGGGGTCAACCGGCTCGCCGTGCGCGAGGCGATCCGGGTGCTGTCCGCCCGCGAGATCCTCGTGTCGAGCCAGGGCCGGCCGGCGAGGGTCAACGTCCCCTCGGCGCGGGTGTTCGGGCAGATCCTCCAATTCCGGCTGCGCCAGCAGTCGTTGGAGGTCGCCGACGTCCTGGACGCGCGCGGCGCGATCGAGGGAGCGCTGGCGTCCCGCGCGGCGGCCCGGGTGGCGTCCGGCGAGGCCTCGACGGACGCGGCCGGCGCCCTGCTCGACGAGATGGAGGACGCCGTCGAGGACCGCGACCGCTTCGTGGCACTCGACCTCGCCTTCCACCACGAGATCGCCCGCATGGCCGGGAACGGCATGCTGGAACTCGTCCTGGAATCCCTCTCGGACATCCTCACCGCGCACCGGCTCGCCAGCTACGAGGGGCGGTCCCGCCGGGGCGACAGCCAGCGGGCCACGATCACGGCCCACCGGCGGATCCTGGCCGCCATCGCATCGGGCACGCCGGAGGAAGCGGTCGCGGCCATGGCGGCCCACCTCGACGAGACCGGCGAGGATCTCGCCGTGTCCTAG